In Zingiber officinale cultivar Zhangliang chromosome 1A, Zo_v1.1, whole genome shotgun sequence, the DNA window tttatgttcgttcaatatacataagattaattaaacaaacaatcttaaacagctcgttaaactaaacaaataagcttgaatacatatgtgttcaattCGTTAACGTTCGTTAACAATATTCGTGTACGTTCACGAacaatattcattaataaaactctttttaatatgttaaataaataataaaatatataaataaatttaaattatcaatctcaaTAACCGATTaaacaactaaaaatttcaaacaatcaaataaatttgaattgagagcttgataacatctaaatgaaccaagctcgaaccaagctcaagccaagcttaaaccaaactcaatctaagcttgaattgagagcttgataacatctaaatgaaccaagctcaagccaagcttcaataaacacaagctcataaaaaaataaatcaaaccaaGCATGAACACTCCTTTCAaaagtttgatttattttaaacTCAGTTCAGTTCAACTTGATTACCTTATTAAACAAATTTAACACCCCAAAACTTGACTCGAGTCGAGTCGACTTATTTATAGCCCTACTCACAAATTGTCATACTTTATTCCATCCGACAGCGTCGTTATTATTatcatcaagaaaaaaaaaagtcaacTCGTTCATCACAATTTTATATGGGAAGTCAACTCCCTTCTTATACAGTAAACAAAATCGCTTTGTGTATTAGAGAATTCTCTCGCTTATCTTGATCATGATTATTAAGGCATCTTGACTTGAACGTGGCCGTAAAGTCATCCGGATCCACAAACCGGCTTAGAATTAATTAACCACTAGCTTGAGTTCAGAAATTTGACTTCTGATTATACATACGATTTGCTGGTAGTTAGGCGGGTCACGTTAATACCTACTCGGGGACGATATCGAAATGAAGACAAGTTGGGATTTATGACTAGATCAGAATAGAAAAACTCGAAAGAAAGAGAAAGTCAACCTAGGGGGTGACAGCATCGGCGTCGGCGCTCGTGTCCAAATACACTACACCATGTTTCCTCATCATGAACAAGGCCGCATTTCGATCTAGGTTTCGCCCCGCCACCCTTTGACTTTCGAACCTCTGTTCTCCCTGTCAACGGAGCCGCGCTTCTGGGCACGTATAAGTTCTCGAGCCCTCCCAGTTCGGGACTTGCATTGCTTAGACGGGAGCGGGGAGATCGATCGATGGGCCACTCGATCACCGACGAAGCTGGCGGAAGATCGAAATACTCATTGAAATCTCGGGGGGTCATCGAGAACCCCAATTCCGACGGCCGCAACGTCGAATGGCCGCCTCGCAAGAGCTTGCCGGCGGAGATCGCTCAGACGGCGAAGGAAATCTTTTTTCCCGACGATCCCTTGCGACCCTGCAAAGGCCAGCCGAGGTCGAAGCAACTCTTGCTTTTCCTCCGGTACTTGTTTCCCATTTTCGAGTGGTCGAGAGGCTACAACTTAACCAAGTTCAAGGGAGATGCGATCGCCGGATTGACCATTGCGAGCCTCTGCATACCTCAGGTATACACGCTATATATGTGCAAAGTGATCTTATAAAGCTGATTGAGGTTAATTATTTGGATTGGTGCAGGACATTGCTTATGCTAAACTTGCAAACTTGGAGCCACAATATGCATTGTGTAAGTCCACAGCGTTACTTAATACTACGATCGATGGAACCTCGTAAAACTTGTCAAACAAGAGTGTGCACTTTGTATTTAATGAAAATGATTTGTACAAAATGTAATTTTCAGACGCCAGCTTCGTAGCACCTTTGGTCTATGCTTTCATGGGCAGTTCGAGGGACATCGCGATAGGGCCAGTGGCGGTCGTTTCCATCCTTCTCGGTAACCTCCTTCAGGACGAGGTGGATCCAATAGAGAGCAAGGCAGAGTACCTACGCCTGGCCTTCACAGCGACCTTCTTCGCCGGCGTCTTTCAGGCAGCTCTTGGATTCTTCAGGTGATCTCATCTATATGATTTATAGTATTAATGACACTATTTATACTCGCATTCATGCATGTCACAGATTGGGCTTCATCATCGACTTCCTGTCTCACGCTGCCATCATCGGATTCATGGGCGGCGCAGCTATCACCATCGGCCTTCAGCAGCTGAAAGGATTCCTTGGCATCAGGAATTTTACCAAGGACACCGACATCGTCTCCGTCATGAGATCTGTTTGGCGTCCAGTTCATCACGGGGTAATTAAGATTCAAATTATCTTGCACCTTGTCGATTAAGAGCTTACTAATTCATTCATTCATCGTATCGCGCGTACGGCAGTGGAACTGGCAAACGATCATGATAGCTACGTCTTGTTTAATCTTCCTTCTAATCGCCAAGTACATCGTAAGTGGTACCTCGATCGATCTCCTCGCAACTGAAATAAAGATTAATTAAGGCCATTTAAGTAATTTGCACCATACACAggcaaagaagaacaagaagctttTCTGGGTTTCTGCAATCGCGCCACTCATATCCGTGATCGTTTCGACCTTTTTCGTGTATATAACTCGTGCAGACAAGAAAGGCGTGGCAATTGTGAGTCATATATCGATATACGCATGCATCGAAAGTTGATTACATGATCGATACATAAGTTTTTGTCATGCATCAACAGGTGAATCATATTAAAAAAGGACTCAACCCTTCGTCTGCAAGTCAGATCTACTTCAGCGGTCTGCACCTCAAGCAAGGACTTAGAATTGGAGCAATAACTGGAATGGTAGCCCTCACGGTATATATTATAGATTTCTTCATCtctaaagtatatatatatatataaattatgcaGTATATATGTAGTAATGTACAGCTAGCACAAATCATTCAATATTTAGGAAGGAGTAGCCATCGGGAGAACCTTTGCTGCTAtgaaagactatcaactggatgGAAACAAGGAAATGCTCGCGATAGGAACCATGAATGTGATCGGTTCGTTGACTTCCTGCTATGTCGCAACAGGTAAAAGCGCACACACACACATAGCTGCTCGATCGTAGCTAGCTAGCCATGTTacttaatgtttaattaattctttACATGAAATTGCAGGTTCCTTCTCTCGCTCGGCAGTCAACTACATGGCTGGTTGCTGCACCCCTGTCTCCAACATAGTTATGTCAATGGTGGTGATGCTAACCTTGCTGGTGATCACTCCCCTATTCAAGTACACCCCGAACGCAGTACTGGCAGCCATCATCATCTCGGCAGTGCTCTATCTGATCGACTTTGAAGCAGCCTATAGTATTTGGAAGGTCGACAAATTTGACTTCGTTGCGTGCATGGGAGCTTTCTTGGGCGTTATCTTCATATCCATCGAAATTGGCCTCCTAATTGCTGTGAGCCATCCTTTCCTCACAAGAATCCCCTCTCAACTATCCTTCTCGTAGTAAATACTCATGAAGTTAATTGTTTGTCTTTAATAATTCAGGTCTGCATCTCATTCACTAAGATACTTCTGCATGTGACGAGACTGAAGACGGCTAAACTTGGGAAACTTCCAGGGACCGCGATATACAGAAATGTGGAACAATATGCAGAAACAATCAAAATCCCTGGAGTTCTGATCGTCAGAGTTGATGCGGCTATCTATTTCACCAATGCCAATTATGCAAGAGAGAGGTGCATGCCTCCCTTCGTTCATACTTTTAAACCTCAATCTTAATTGTATGTTTGCTCCATCTTTTGACTGTCTTAGTTTTAACCCACTCTTCAGGATTCTGAGGTGGTTAAGGGATGAACAAGAACACGCAAAGGAGAATAAAGAGACAGAAATCAAGTTCTTGATTGTAGTCCTGTCGCGtaagaatatatatatagattCATTAATTGCTGATCTATTCGTTTATATTCTCATAAGATCTTACCTGTTTTCACTAAATCCTCTATGTAGCGGTGTCTGACATCGACACAAGTGGTATTCATGCTCTTGAAGAACTACTTGTTAGCCTGAAAAAACATGATATTCAGGTCAGTAATGGGCTGTATATTATTAAATACATGCAAAGTATGGCTCAGAATTAATGCATGCATGTCTTCAACTTTCTCAGCTGCTTCTCTCAAATCCTGGGGTGGAAGTGATCCACAAGTTGCAGTCATCGGAGTTCATTGAGCACATAGGCCGTGATAGAATCTTCCTCACTGTTGAAGATGCAGTCAAGGCTTGTGCTCCACAAGCGAGTGAGAATGTATGAGGTATTCATATCTATATATGAATCTAAGTATACAAAATCTGTGTGATCAAGGTGTTGTAAGGTTGTATTTGTCAACTTTGTGTGCATTTGCGGGTGAAGCGTGTGCATGGCGTGTTCTAGCAAGCTAGTCATTTATCTAAATTTCATGTGTTTTCATACACGTGTGTGGAAACCTTTCGAGATTCATTTGTGTTGGAATTAATACACTCGTTGAGAATCTAAAAGAGAATGATAATTCTCAAGAAAATAAACAGCTCTACAATTGTCAAGGACATACTATATTCGAGAAAATTAGTATTATAAGTCAAATATGACTATTTACAAGAATATTATCATGAATAGCTTTTAGGATTTAATTAATGTAATGGAATCATGTGATTTCTAACTCTCATTTGATATAGAAAAATAGATCTGTTACCTTAATAATCCTTTTATTATTGGCTCGGGAGGTAAATACAGGTATATGCATAAGTGTATGGGGTATATTTTAGATCatcagttcttgagaatcgacTCCTGATTATTATATTAGAAATATCATGCGCTCACCGCCTGTGCTACGCCTTGAAAGcctctcatttgatttagaagaaAACATGAAACTTTACTATAGCAACTCAATTCTAAGTGATCTTCTTCTTCAATTCTCTTCTTGCCATTGTTCTACAAAATATTTTCATTTCCAATCCTACAAGTTCATATTCAACCATTCCAGTATGCGGAAGAGAAAATTACTTTCAGCGGAAAATATTAAGAAGCTTGAAGCAGAGCAAATGAAAGATGCTAAGCctctttcaaaaattcaaaatggaGTCACCACAACTATCTTTCCAAGAATTGTGAGAGCTACTTCAACAAAGAATGCTTGGGATATTCTAGAATGAGAATGTCAAGGCGGCagcaaagttattttttttcaaatattttattgtgATTCGACATCAAATAAATTGACTCACGCTCGGTAGGATTTGACCCCACGACATCGGGTTTTGGAGACCCGTGTTCTACCGAACTGAACTAAGAGTACTTTCTTATGTTTATGACAGGGGATACAATTATACTGTAAAGAAATCTACCCCAATACATCTTGCATACATATAGTATAAAAAATCAAATCTGAATCTATTACATAGTATTTCTCTAAAGTAATTAAAGTACTCAATCATATAAAAATTCTTTGAGAAGATGTTGCTAACCAGAAAGTAATTTAGAAAATCCTTATTAGCTTGCCGAAAAAGTTTGAACATATTGTTGTTGCGATTGAAGAATCGAAAGATCTCACCACTTTTTCAATAGAAGAATTGATGGGATCTCTAGAGTCTCATGAGCAAAGAAGGATGATGCAAAATGAGCAACCTATGGAAAGTGCTTTTCCGACAAAGCTCAATTTCAAACATCAAAGTTCCTACAAGAAAAGCAATTTCAATGAAAAAGTGACAAAAAAAAGATTTCATAATGGAGAGTCCAATACAAGAGAAGTCTACTAGAGCAAAAAAGATTCAACGCATGACGATTCCAAGCCTTCTTGTACAATTTGCAAAAGGCAAGGTGATGCAGGAGCCAGCAGCACGCCCAATTTATATCTTCTGATACAACTATGTTCCCTTTCGAGCTATGACGAGACGACTAGCCCGTGACCTCCTGACTCGGTTGCACTCTATTTAGAGTCCGGATGAGATGAAATCTTCTTTCTAGTGATTGACACGACCATCTCGTGCCCCTGATGTGACCGTGTTATGCTATGTCTTTTGATGAACTTTAGATTttgtcttttaattttttttttattttaattttttaggattagttttttttttctaaatattagtttagattttatcttttttttaaggatgagttttcttttactttttcttttgtctgttgtaattttttcttattttttaggttATTTAAGCAAGGGTTAGAGctctttttaaaacatgttgAGATAAGTTTTTATTTGAATAAAGTTTATTTTCATTTAAACCTAGAGGCGGCTTCTCTTTGTTTATGAATTATATCCCTATGTCTTTCTTTGCAAACCTCTAATTCAAACGTCGGACCTAGAGATTCCTTCCCTacgtcagttggtatcagagttttAGATCCCATGAATAGTTATCGTGGTCATGATCGAGATCGTAATAGCATGTTTCGACTGAGGAAGCCTTGTACCGTGATCATAACACCAAAGACAAGATACTTGAAAATCTATAAAGACAAGTCATGGAGTAATCCCAACGTCTAACGACATAAGATCTTGAAGATCGTGAGGTACGTGGTCGAGGTCATGATAGGAAAGTTCCGGATGAGGAAGTCTTACACTGTGATCATAGTGACCGAAATCTTAAAAGctgtaagtttttttattttaatttggataaaaTTTTTCTTGAGAAAGATATGGACGACAAGATCGAAATAGTTGGTGatctaatttatgatgaaaaggataCCAAGTCAACTAGCGAGCCAGCATATAATGAGATACTTTATGGTACTGATTATGAGATTTTGGTTATTCTTGAGATTCCAGATGGCAAATTATCTGAGAATGAAAATGCAAACAATATGGTGAACAGATGGAAAATGATGATAGTGTGGAGAATGGTCAGTTCTTGGCAAGCACTAATAGTAGATTATAGATGACACTTTTTCACATTCAATCTACATTTATTGGACTCTCTATTAGCAAAGCAAATATACTCCAGAATTTTGATGCTGATTTACTAGCAGAAGTACAACAACTGTTAGTAGATTTTGTTGATTTGATGTCACAAGATCTTTCTCCTAGGCTACCACTTGATACAATTATAAACTTAAGGATGAGTTCTTTTTAACTTGAGGTGTCTAATGCCAGAGCATCTAACAACACGACCAATTTATGTCCTCTGATACAACTATGTTCCCTTTCAAGCAATAACGTGAAGAAAATGAGGTACCAGCCTCCCTTCCGGGTCTTGAAGAAGGACGATCAAGACTACCAATAAGGAAGATAACCAGCTCGTGGCCTCTGACTCGGTTGTGCTCTATTCAAATTTCATACGAGGTGGAATTATCTTTCTAGTGGGTGACACGGTCGGTTAATGGACGTAGAGAGTTCGGAATGAGATAAAACCAGTTCATATGTGTTCATCTATTTCCTCAGATTATATAAAtcttcttaaatatttttttttacccaATATATTTTTTCATAGCTAAGTCAAATAGATGaatttcaaataaaattgaaaatgttAAAGTTAGAAAGTAAATAAAATTAGTTGAACTTGTTAGAGTAATAAATTATAGTtgttttgattatatatatatcttcaAAAAAacaaatttgaccaaatatatttggATCTATAaatttttaaacctgaattaTATTTTAAGGACACATTggtgtttaaaaaaattatattaggtaaaaaaatatttaagaagaTTTATTTAATcaggataaataaacaaacacaaaGGAACTTATTTCATCTCATTTCGAGCTCTCTAAGTCTATTAATCGGCTTCAAACTTATATAATCAAAGTTTGTAACAAATttagaattcgttgcaaatttataATGAATTCAGAATTCATTGCAAATGTTGGtaattaaaaaaaactctaaaGTTGGTTAATGGACGTAGAGAGTTCAAaatgagatgaaattagtttctatgtgtttatctgtttctcttgattatataaatcTACTCAAATACTttttttgacccaatatattattTTCATAGATAAGTCAAATAGATGAATTTTAAATGAAGTTGAAAATGTTAAAGATAGaaagtaaataaaattaatttaacttgttCAAGTGACAAATTAAAGTCACAAAGCTATACAACATTAATTTTATGTGTTCATATAGTTGTCCAAATTATATATAtgtcttaaaaaattaatttaactaaatataTTTGGATATGTGTTTTTTAAACCTGAATTATATTATACTGACATATTGGTATTCgaaaaatcactgaaaataatatattaggtaaaaaaatatttaagaaaatttatttaatcagTAGAAATAGACAAatacttagaaatttatttcatctcattctgagctctctagttCTATTAATTGACTTTGGACACATATAATCAAAGTTTGCAACAAATTTagaattcattgcaaatttgcaacaaaacttAAGATTCATtgcaaagttttaatttttttttaaaaaaattgtctgAAGCCGATTAATTGACTTATATAGCTCAGAATGAGATAAAACTAGTTTCTATATATTCGTCtatttctcctgattatatccatatcTTCAGACAACAATTTGACTCAATAGATTTTGATTGATGATTTTTTAAgcatgaattttatttttcagacACATtggtgttcaaaaaatcactaataaaaatatattaggtcaaaaaaTCTTTTGAGGATATCTATATAATCAGGATAATGATATGAatatatcaaaattaatttaatctcaTTCCGAACTCTTTAAGTCTATTAAATGACttcgaataatttttaatttttagaaaaaaaattgccAAGTCGCAATGAATACGAGGATTCATTGAAAattgacaattttttttaaaaaaataaaaaattatcccAAGTCAATTAACAAATCTAGAGAGTTCAGAATGAAATGAAATCAATTCCTATGTGTTCGCCTATTTCTCCTAATTATAGatattctcaaaaaaaaattggCCCAATATATTTTTCTTCATACCTAAATCAATTAGATGAATTTAAAGTGTAAGTTGAACATGTTATAGTTACAAAGGAACATTAGTTAATTGAATTTGTTATAGTTACAAAATTATATTAAGGAGCTTAGAAAGAAAggaaactagtttctatgtgttcgtctagtagacctaattatattcatgacttcaaacatccatttgataaaatatattttaatctgTGATTTTTTAAAccagaatttatttttcaaacacataggAGTTCAAAAAATTAAGGATAAAAATATATTTAGTCAAAATTTATGTTTGagggtaattatataattaacagaaatagatgaacacatagaaactggTTTCATTTCATTATGAGTTTTTTAGGTCAATCAACCGACTTCGgggattttctttgttttttttttttaaattgcaaCGAAACAGTGGTTTCAATGAAACCACTATTTTGTTACAAATTTGCAACGAAGTTAGGAACAAAATTATTTTGTCCCAAAAAACTCTAGTATATCAACTTCAGATACAGATCCCTCTCCTCCTTTGCCCTAGCATTTTCTCTCTTGTGTGGCGGTGACCCTAGTGTCTTCTCAGTTGCGATGGTGGCAATGATTTCTCTCTCCGACCGGTGAGCCCTTTCCTTTTTCctcccctttcctctcctctGATCTCCTGAGCTAGCCACTGGCAGTCTCCGACGCGCACTGGCGGCCTTAAGCAGTGGTCACTAGCGGCCTTCACCGGCAGCTAACAGTTGCAAGCCGCCTTAGCTAGCCTCTAGTGACCACCAACGGTTGCAGGTGGCCTTCGGCGGCCTCCAGTAGTCACTGGAGCCCAGGGTCGCCCCTTGGCCTTAGCGGCCGCCAACAGTCACTGGTGCCTAGGGTCGCCTGCTATCGGCCATGGGTGAGCTTGGACTGGCCATTGGCGGCCTTGATAGGCTTGGCTAGCTATGGGGTCCTATGCCGGCCTTGCTTGGCTATGGGGGGCCAGTGTCGACCTTAGCTGCGGTAGG includes these proteins:
- the LOC122038771 gene encoding sulfate transporter 1.3-like, with product MGSSRDIAIGPVAVVSILLGNLLQDEVDPIESKAEYLRLAFTATFFAGVFQAALGFFRLGFIIDFLSHAAIIGFMGGAAITIGLQQLKGFLGIRNFTKDTDIVSVMRSVWRPVHHGWNWQTIMIATSCLIFLLIAKYIAKKNKKLFWVSAIAPLISVIVSTFFVYITRADKKGVAIVNHIKKGLNPSSASQIYFSGLHLKQGLRIGAITGMVALTEGVAIGRTFAAMKDYQLDGNKEMLAIGTMNVIGSLTSCYVATGSFSRSAVNYMAGCCTPVSNIVMSMVVMLTLLVITPLFKYTPNAVLAAIIISAVLYLIDFEAAYSIWKVDKFDFVACMGAFLGVIFISIEIGLLIAVCISFTKILLHVTRLKTAKLGKLPGTAIYRNVEQYAETIKIPGVLIVRVDAAIYFTNANYARERILRWLRDEQEHAKENKETEIKFLIVVLSPVSDIDTSGIHALEELLVSLKKHDIQLLLSNPGVEVIHKLQSSEFIEHIGRDRIFLTVEDAVKACAPQASENV